The Cryptomeria japonica chromosome 9, Sugi_1.0, whole genome shotgun sequence DNA segment AACATGCACAACTAAAATGCATATATGCATACAGTCTGTGCAAAAAATAATTGGCCAATATTGATCTTTCTTcaagagaaaaaaaataaatattaaaagaaaGCATCCCAAGGATCCATTGCCTTACATCTTCTATTAAATTGAGATGTTCTAGAATGTTTTGCATGCATAATGTTACCATTTATTTACAGACGACTTCCTTGGGGTTTTAAGGGTCGTTAGGGTTAGAAGGATTTGTAGAAAAAAACATTGCCCCGTGAAAAAGAAAATTCATGCATTTATAACGTGTACCATTTATTCACATTATGTTCCTAAAGGTTTCAAGCATTGTTAGGGTTTTACCTGTTACCTTCACAGGTGGGGCAGACACACAGTTTGGAGATAACTGGGTCATAAAGAGGTGACCAATCTATCGTTGCCCTTCCTCCGCACAGTTTGCACTGCATGAATCCTCTACCATTGCAAACCGAACAAGGTGGTGCCGTCTTTTTCTACATAAAGCAAAGTTTTTGTCAATTTATCAGTATGTTGCTATATTTGATAAACTGTAAAATTAATGAACTGATAGTGAGTTATAGCAAAACTCTTTGAACTGACAAAGGGTAGCTATATAATTCTTTGAACTGATATTGGGCAATTGCAAAGCCCTGTGAACTGATATTGAGTAGTTGCAAAATTAACTGAACTGGTTTTAAGTAACTGCAAAACTCTTCAAATTGATAATGGCTAGTTCCACAAGTCTTTGAATTGATATTGGTAGTTGCTTGATCCTATGAACTGATGTTGTATTAATGCTTAATCCAATTAACTGATGCTAGGAAAATGCAAAATTCTTTCAATTGATATCGGTTAACTGCAAAATTGTTTGAACTGAAATCGTCGAGTCGCAAACTCCTCTGAACCGATATTGGGAAATTGCAAAATTCTTAGAAATGATGTTGGGTAATTGCAAATTTCATTGAAGCGATTGAGGGTAATTGCCAAAGTTTTGAACTCATGTGAATAATTAAAAAGGTTTTTGAACTCATATAGATAATTGCAAAATTTTCTGACATGAGTTTTTTAATTCCAAAATTCAAAGCAATTGcacatttttctttaaaaaaggtTGGACTTACTCGTTTCGCTTCTGTAACATTTCGAATGCCTCCTATAACAAGAGATGATGTAAAAGAAAGAGTAACAAGTCCTCCCACCGCTACAGCTCCCATTTTTGCGAAAAGAGACAGTGGATTTTTATCCATCTTagccaaaaaaaataaattgtgcttttatttattttttctggtTGTTACTATTGAATCCTTTCCCGGCCCAGGATATGGGTTTAGGGTTCtagccaaaaaaatttaaaaagtaggATTTATAGTTGTGAAGGGTTGTAAgcggatttttttttaaaatgttttttattttttaattgaatacgtttatttaatttttatattaactTAGACTATTATAGTACAATATTAAACCAAAAAAGTGGGTGGTCAGAAAAGGTGGGAAAAGTTTGCTTTTACTTTTTAGTATATTTTTTAATTAAGCATGGTATAAATAAACAATTGTTTTGGACAAATGAGTGGTACTTCATTATAGAGTAGggtatatgaggatatttttgaaaatgttttgaaggTGGATGGACATTTTAAACGAGTTTTTTTAGTTCTTTGAGGAGACAAGGTTTCATAAATCAGTAAGTTTCTTGGTCAAGATTCATAATAGAAAAGcagaaataaaaataaatctatAATGTGTTAATGTTGTGGTTTTTGGTCCCTTAGAGCTCTAGGTCTCCTATACatcattaaaattccttcattcTTTCATTCAAGTTATTAGTACTTGTTGTTAGTACTAATGCAATCAGTTGCAATCAATTTTTGTTCGTTATTATTATTCAATTACTTTTCCACCAATAAGAATTATGAATTTTTTAAGGCAATTTTTTAGGTACATTAATATAATATTTAGCACgtttaaattttcttttcaaatttattttatacatccaataaacaaatatttaacaaattatttagaTGGCTATCTAAAtctttaaaaactttatataaataaataaacatatgtataatataataaaaaattaataatattattttagttatcctCATGCAATCTAATAATATGaaaatttgataataaaataatattactaataatatagtactaatattaggcctgctaatgggcttttgagggttAATCTTCAGAAAAAGGGTGAATCAATTCAAGAGTGGGCTTCGCCTGATAAAGGGTGgactaagattaattttgatggtgcttcgagGGGCAATCCAGGGGTCTTTGGAGTTGGGGTAATTGCTCGAGACGATTGTGGCAACACTCTGGCCATAGGTgctaaaagattggtggatggatcgaaCAACGTTGTTGAGTGTCAAGTGGCGTTAGAAGCCATTCTCATGGCTATGAAAttgggagtgaagaaactccatTTGGAGGGAGATTCTTAGATTGTGGTGAACGGGATAGCTAGAGGCCGAATGGAGGCGTGGCACTTAAACAAGCATGTTCGAAGAATGCAACTTCTGTtgggttgttttgaagattttaaggtgacTCACGTCCTCAGGGAAGCAAACTTGGAAGCTGACAAGCTTTCAAATGTGGGAGCGAATGGCTCCTTGGAAATTAATTTTAGATTGTTCGAGGACTTTAGAAATTTAAGTCCTCGTGATTTTGATTTTGGTTGTATGGCTTAACTTAGAAAAGTGAACCcaagcttgtttttgaaatgaCCATGGACCCGTGGGAAGTAAAGATCCTTGTGGATTGTGATCTATGATGTTATTGCAAGTGGCCTAGCGGTGATGGGTGAAGATGGAGGCAATCGGTGTGAATGACTGACGATGATGCTTAGTTTTCTGCGATCCGTGTGGAGCAATCATGACATGTGATGGTGGTGGCTTTTAAAGGCCTTGGTGTTTTGTTCCCTGGCATTTTGTAGTGGTTGGATTTTGGTGGTAGGCGGTGTGGTCAGGATTTGGAGAAGAGGCGAGTCAGGATGGAGGCAAACTTTTCATTGATGACAGACGGGCAAATGCCTGCTTTTCGTGGCTTGATCTCGAGCAATAGGTTGATGAATGTCTTCAGGGTGGATGGTGAGGATTTTTGGAGGGCAGTGAGGTTGATGTTTGGGGAGGAATTCTTGACGCTGGACTGTCGGTTGAGAACTAACCTTGACATTTTGTCGTTGTTCGTTGCCTTGGCTTTACTGGTGGGAAAGTCGGCGGAGGAAGTGCAACGGATCACATCTTTGGTGTCGAGACCCAAATGGGCGGGTGGTCTGCAGGAAGTGGTGGCTCGAGCTGTTATTGGAG contains these protein-coding regions:
- the LOC131038693 gene encoding uncharacterized protein LOC131038693 isoform X2, with product MDKNPLSLFAKMGAVAVGGLVTLSFTSSLVIGGIRNVTEAKRKKTAPPCSVCNGRGFMQCKLCGGRATIDWSPLYDPVISKLCVCPTCEGNRLYAYMHFSCACFQHSHWRRENMNLGMGKGTTFQTGIFPTNHNTYFFNMLFA
- the LOC131038693 gene encoding uncharacterized protein LOC131038693 isoform X1 — its product is MDKNPLSLFAKMGAVAVGGLVTLSFTSSLVIGGIRNVTEAKRKKTAPPCSVCNGRGFMQCKLCGGRATIDWSPLYDPVISKLCVCPTCEGNRKIASSQFAITHSLLLSNAAIDFPTHGFNVVSTALEKAMIDADILFPRTWNQVH